One stretch of Legionella birminghamensis DNA includes these proteins:
- a CDS encoding ArnT family glycosyltransferase — protein MWSSVVILSLLFFASGIQKLPVIDRDEAHFAQASRQMLQSGNFFQIRFQDRTRFQKPPGINWLQAGSVKLFSGADSNHIWPYRIPSLLGALFAVLATLYLGTRLLTERIGFIASLFLASSLLLVAEAHMGVIDAALLASVVLMQAALWIVYQASANKVRVNYLWPLCFWLAMAAGLVLKGVTPLVGLLSITALCIIDRDLRWLRNLWPFTGLALLLSLSLIWVILVNEAEHSNYLMQMIHKDLLPKLKGGHESHGKPPLFHLAILPLTFWPASLFLWPAGVYAFRHRKETAVKFLLAWIIPTWAFFELMPTKLPQYILPVFPALALLSAMAVESLLNGEFLRGSRWLKFLQGMWGVLSLGFAVFILVISYVLLNRPSWSATFLLSAVFILTAITLFFVFRYSYYRAVAALMVMATVVYCLSFNQILPRLDPLWITPKIAALASEYSLSAENPLVAVGFDEPSLVFNLNTDWVRFADSNEALAFMQRNAQQLVLIDDKTFAGWQIPYDRFAVIARVHGFNYSKGRWLNLFLVGPKNNESN, from the coding sequence ATGTGGTCGAGCGTTGTTATTTTATCGCTGCTTTTTTTTGCTTCAGGCATTCAAAAATTACCTGTAATTGATCGAGATGAAGCGCATTTTGCACAAGCAAGCCGTCAGATGCTTCAATCAGGTAATTTTTTTCAGATTCGTTTTCAGGATCGAACACGTTTCCAGAAACCGCCCGGCATTAATTGGCTGCAAGCGGGAAGTGTTAAATTATTTAGCGGCGCTGACTCGAATCATATCTGGCCGTATCGCATTCCTTCACTTCTAGGCGCATTATTTGCGGTTCTGGCAACCTTGTATCTCGGTACCCGCTTATTAACCGAGCGCATCGGCTTCATTGCTTCACTGTTTCTGGCATCATCGCTTTTACTGGTAGCAGAAGCCCATATGGGAGTTATTGACGCCGCTCTTCTCGCTTCCGTGGTATTGATGCAGGCTGCCTTATGGATTGTTTACCAGGCAAGCGCTAATAAAGTCAGAGTTAATTATTTATGGCCTTTGTGTTTCTGGCTGGCAATGGCAGCCGGACTAGTATTAAAAGGGGTTACACCTTTGGTGGGGCTTTTGTCGATTACTGCACTTTGCATTATAGACCGCGATCTGCGATGGCTTCGCAATTTATGGCCTTTCACCGGATTAGCCTTGCTTCTTAGCCTCAGCCTGATTTGGGTCATTCTGGTCAATGAGGCAGAGCATAGTAACTACTTAATGCAAATGATTCACAAGGATTTATTGCCCAAGCTAAAGGGCGGGCATGAATCACATGGAAAACCGCCCTTGTTCCATCTGGCTATTTTACCCTTAACTTTCTGGCCTGCATCCCTCTTTTTGTGGCCTGCGGGGGTTTATGCTTTCAGGCATCGCAAGGAAACGGCAGTAAAATTTCTACTGGCGTGGATAATTCCTACCTGGGCATTTTTCGAGTTAATGCCAACCAAATTGCCCCAGTATATCCTCCCTGTTTTCCCGGCCCTGGCTCTTTTGTCAGCCATGGCAGTTGAGTCCTTGTTGAATGGTGAATTCCTTAGAGGAAGTAGATGGCTGAAGTTTTTACAAGGGATGTGGGGGGTATTATCCCTTGGGTTTGCAGTGTTTATTCTTGTAATTTCTTATGTTCTCTTAAATCGGCCCAGCTGGTCTGCGACATTTTTACTATCTGCTGTATTTATTCTGACTGCTATCACGCTGTTCTTCGTTTTCAGATACTCTTATTACCGCGCTGTCGCTGCATTGATGGTCATGGCAACAGTGGTTTACTGCCTCAGCTTTAATCAAATTCTGCCAAGGCTTGATCCATTGTGGATCACTCCAAAAATTGCTGCTTTAGCATCAGAGTACTCCTTGAGTGCAGAAAATCCGCTGGTTGCAGTAGGTTTTGATGAGCCCAGTCTTGTTTTTAACCTAAATACTGATTGGGTCAGATTCGCAGATAGCAATGAAGCACTTGCATTTATGCAGCGAAATGCACAGCAATTAGTCTTGATTGATGATAAAACTTTTGCCGGTTGGCAGATTCCGTATGATCGTTTTGCTGTTATTGCAAGAGTTCATGGTTTTAACTATAGTAAGGGCCGTTGGCTCAATCTTTTTCTTGTTGGTCCAAAAAATAATGAGAGTAATTAA
- a CDS encoding site-2 protease family protein, whose product MPELSTIQQIAIWIIPVLLAITIHEASHAWVASLCGDRTAEQEGRLSFNPIKHIDLFGTIIVPLMVLILSKFSFVFGWAKPVPITPSRMRNPRRDVALVTLAGPLSNLIMAICWALCFKLSTYLDPQRSSYALFLLLSARAGMIINLLLCFFNLLPIPPMDGSKVVMSLMSPRAAMKYQKLEPYGFFIVLLLLITGALAWILNPLMNYSLRLLVSILNL is encoded by the coding sequence ATGCCAGAATTATCAACTATACAACAAATTGCCATCTGGATTATTCCAGTCCTGCTTGCCATTACCATCCATGAAGCATCACATGCCTGGGTAGCTTCATTATGCGGCGATCGCACTGCTGAGCAGGAGGGACGACTTAGTTTCAATCCCATAAAACACATTGATTTGTTTGGAACGATAATTGTCCCTCTAATGGTATTAATTCTGAGCAAGTTTAGCTTTGTTTTCGGCTGGGCAAAACCTGTGCCGATTACACCCTCACGTATGCGTAATCCTCGTCGTGATGTAGCCCTGGTGACTCTTGCAGGCCCCCTTTCCAACCTGATAATGGCCATATGCTGGGCTCTCTGTTTCAAGCTTTCAACTTACCTTGATCCGCAGCGCTCAAGTTACGCGCTTTTTCTATTATTGTCAGCCAGGGCAGGCATGATTATCAATCTGCTGCTTTGCTTCTTTAACCTTCTGCCAATTCCCCCCATGGATGGAAGCAAGGTAGTGATGAGCCTCATGTCGCCGCGCGCAGCAATGAAATATCAAAAACTGGAACCCTACGGTTTTTTTATTGTTTTACTTTTGCTTATCACCGGCGCGCTAGCCTGGATCCTTAACCCGCTTATGAATTATTCTCTTCGTTTACTGGTCAGCATTTTAAATTTATGA
- a CDS encoding lipid-A-disaccharide synthase N-terminal domain-containing protein has product MNSEYIWLTVGLIGQGIFSARFFVQWLISEREKRSVIPVAFWYLSLLGGITLLMYSIYKKDPVFILGQSTGVFIYLRNLYLIQRERIARQLKTAAS; this is encoded by the coding sequence ATGAACTCTGAATATATTTGGTTAACTGTGGGACTGATTGGCCAGGGTATTTTTTCGGCCAGATTTTTTGTTCAGTGGCTGATTAGCGAGAGAGAAAAGCGAAGTGTGATTCCAGTCGCTTTTTGGTATCTGAGCCTGCTCGGCGGTATCACTTTATTGATGTACTCCATTTATAAAAAAGATCCAGTGTTTATTCTTGGTCAATCCACTGGAGTCTTTATCTATCTGCGTAATCTTTATTTGATTCAGCGGGAGAGAATCGCCAGGCAGTTAAAAACGGCAGCTTCTTAA
- a CDS encoding UDP-N-acetylmuramoyl-L-alanyl-D-glutamate--2,6-diaminopimelate ligase codes for MKLNELLHPWINSGVADLEINDISNDSRAIQKGNLFIAYPGHASDGRQFIPLAVEKGAAAVLYDPQNWLISEPEKSVVYVPFPNLSARLAELSARFYQHPSENLYITGVTGTNGKTTIAYQLAQAHEALASKSAYIGTLGFGKADQLQALANTTPDALCLQKIINQFQKAQTTQICMEVSSHALDQGRVECIKFSQGIFTNLTHDHLDYHHSMDEYANAKARLFAFPDLEWAIVNQDDAYTPHMLRFKSAACQVLSYGIHEHSDVKSIEHAISLEGTRIKLTSPWGTHELRIKALGYFNIYNALAVFSSLVAAGYPVGKVVEKMADLRAAPGRMEIVTQEPYTIVDYAHTPDALKNVLETLKGVKKGKIIAVFGCGGDRDKTKRPIMGRIASANADVLIMTSDNPRTEDPEQILNDIEQGVGERPNLYKIANREEAIAKAVSLASSEDIILVAGKGHESYQQIGTARHHFSDQEVLERYVLK; via the coding sequence ATGAAATTAAACGAACTGCTTCATCCCTGGATTAATTCTGGCGTGGCTGATCTCGAAATAAATGATATTAGCAATGACAGCAGGGCTATACAGAAGGGCAACTTATTTATTGCCTACCCAGGCCATGCATCGGATGGCAGGCAATTTATTCCGTTGGCCGTAGAGAAGGGGGCAGCAGCAGTTCTTTATGATCCGCAAAATTGGTTAATTTCAGAGCCTGAGAAATCAGTAGTGTATGTCCCTTTTCCTAATCTTTCTGCCAGACTGGCTGAATTATCTGCCCGGTTTTATCAACACCCCTCCGAAAATCTTTATATAACCGGTGTGACAGGTACAAATGGTAAAACAACCATTGCTTACCAATTGGCACAGGCACATGAGGCGCTTGCCTCAAAGTCGGCTTATATCGGCACCCTGGGCTTTGGAAAAGCAGACCAGCTTCAGGCCTTGGCTAATACGACTCCTGATGCGCTTTGTTTACAAAAAATAATAAATCAGTTTCAAAAAGCGCAGACGACTCAAATCTGTATGGAAGTCTCCTCGCATGCACTTGATCAGGGACGTGTTGAATGTATTAAATTTTCACAGGGTATTTTCACTAATTTAACCCATGATCATTTGGATTATCATCATTCAATGGATGAATATGCCAACGCCAAAGCCAGGCTTTTTGCCTTCCCGGATTTGGAATGGGCAATTGTTAATCAGGATGATGCTTATACGCCGCATATGCTGCGGTTCAAATCTGCAGCGTGCCAGGTTTTAAGCTACGGAATTCATGAGCATTCCGATGTAAAATCAATCGAACATGCGATAAGCCTCGAGGGAACCCGCATCAAGTTGACTTCTCCCTGGGGAACTCATGAATTACGCATTAAAGCCTTAGGTTATTTTAATATTTACAATGCACTGGCTGTTTTCTCCAGTCTTGTTGCAGCAGGTTATCCAGTGGGAAAAGTGGTTGAAAAAATGGCAGATCTGCGTGCTGCCCCAGGCCGTATGGAGATTGTAACTCAGGAACCCTATACAATTGTCGATTATGCGCACACACCTGACGCGCTAAAAAATGTACTTGAAACCTTAAAGGGCGTTAAAAAAGGGAAAATTATTGCAGTTTTCGGTTGTGGAGGTGACAGGGATAAAACTAAACGCCCCATTATGGGACGGATCGCCAGCGCAAATGCAGACGTCCTTATCATGACCAGCGACAACCCCCGCACAGAAGATCCTGAGCAAATCCTTAATGATATTGAGCAGGGAGTTGGCGAAAGACCAAATTTATACAAGATTGCCAACAGGGAAGAGGCGATTGCCAAGGCAGTTAGCCTGGCTTCATCCGAAGATATTATATTGGTAGCCGGTAAAGGGCATGAGTCTTACCAGCAAATCGGCACTGCACGTCATCATTTTTCTGATCAGGAAGTTTTAGAACGCTACGTGCTCAAATAA
- the nadA gene encoding quinolinate synthase NadA, with the protein MFGHSSIYQPEKSIMQITNDMSICQSDYPLDWYQEDFIPYAEEYQALPDRKLTTVLAWMKPYMQKAQAHFGERLLLLAHYYMGGDIVRLVEQFGGQIGDSYQLALMAAQNPQKSVIIESAVHFMAESISILANENQHVYITNPKSGCTMEMLAKDFMVEPAFLDLNERYGAENILPVCYMNTSGRVKAMTGAQGGAVCTSSNVRKIFEWARAQNKKILFIPDQHMGENVAWWMGIQHLAYWPGGTAGAQYSLNAQDNKTLETFDKAELILFSSQCAVHTHYKAYMCDYWHSKNFTTVVHPECTNEVIRAAQHSGSTAFIWDYVVNDRAGTRRYAIGTENHMVENVKQHCKNLGIEVVNLAEAPKPNDEKGIGCGCATMSRNDPPHLIGLVDSLRQGKIMAYNEVKAGDVVNEFTGSRQRLPINDQQWVIDNAKKALRKMIEITEGK; encoded by the coding sequence ATGTTCGGTCATTCATCTATTTATCAACCTGAAAAAAGTATTATGCAAATCACCAATGACATGAGCATCTGTCAAAGTGATTATCCACTCGACTGGTATCAGGAAGACTTTATTCCCTATGCTGAGGAGTATCAGGCATTACCTGATCGCAAACTCACGACAGTGCTTGCCTGGATGAAGCCCTATATGCAAAAGGCACAGGCTCATTTTGGCGAACGTTTATTGCTTTTAGCCCATTATTATATGGGCGGGGATATTGTCAGGCTGGTTGAGCAATTTGGCGGCCAGATTGGCGATTCCTACCAACTGGCATTAATGGCAGCACAGAACCCGCAGAAGTCAGTTATTATTGAGTCGGCCGTTCATTTCATGGCTGAATCAATTAGTATTCTCGCTAATGAAAATCAGCATGTTTATATTACTAATCCAAAATCAGGCTGCACGATGGAAATGCTTGCCAAAGATTTTATGGTTGAGCCTGCTTTTCTGGATTTGAATGAGCGTTACGGAGCTGAAAATATTTTGCCTGTTTGCTATATGAATACTTCAGGCCGGGTTAAGGCAATGACGGGAGCCCAGGGCGGTGCCGTATGCACCAGCTCCAATGTCAGAAAAATTTTTGAATGGGCACGTGCCCAGAACAAGAAAATTCTTTTTATTCCCGATCAACACATGGGTGAAAATGTGGCCTGGTGGATGGGAATTCAACATCTGGCTTACTGGCCCGGTGGAACTGCTGGCGCCCAGTATTCTCTAAATGCTCAGGATAACAAAACACTTGAGACATTTGACAAGGCGGAGTTGATATTGTTTTCTAGCCAGTGTGCTGTTCATACGCATTATAAGGCCTATATGTGTGATTACTGGCATTCGAAGAATTTTACAACTGTAGTACATCCTGAATGCACAAATGAAGTGATTCGCGCCGCACAGCATTCTGGCTCAACTGCATTTATATGGGATTATGTGGTAAATGATCGCGCAGGAACCAGACGTTATGCGATTGGTACAGAAAATCACATGGTTGAGAATGTTAAACAGCATTGTAAAAACCTGGGCATTGAGGTTGTTAATCTGGCTGAAGCCCCTAAACCAAATGATGAAAAAGGAATCGGCTGTGGCTGCGCGACTATGTCAAGAAATGATCCCCCTCATCTAATTGGGCTGGTTGATTCGCTAAGACAGGGCAAAATCATGGCATACAATGAAGTGAAAGCTGGAGATGTCGTTAATGAGTTCACCGGTTCACGTCAACGGCTGCCAATCAATGATCAGCAGTGGGTCATTGATAATGCCAAGAAAGCATTGCGGAAGATGATTGAAATTACTGAGGGTAAATAA
- a CDS encoding phosphatase PAP2 family protein: MSPCNKLISFFTKPWVMLLAIILVAFCFLFVDRPLAEYLFAVDLRHNFKLLGLFTKLGAGFFYFTVFGLGVLIFRYIRINAELEAKFRFLLLCVLIPSTLCGFLKVLLGRARPSMLLEGQFYGFYGLQTHAPFWSFPSGHTTTIMAVAVGISLLYPRSSYFVLILGFLVAVSRILLNHHYLSDVLAATYLVFIEIAALLWVLRRQQWLELAWKKSNAQCSNYGCERTISQ, encoded by the coding sequence ATGTCTCCCTGTAACAAATTGATATCTTTTTTTACTAAACCCTGGGTTATGTTGCTGGCAATTATCTTGGTTGCATTTTGCTTTCTGTTTGTAGACAGGCCCTTGGCTGAATATCTGTTCGCTGTTGATTTGCGCCATAATTTTAAATTATTGGGATTGTTTACCAAGTTGGGCGCAGGGTTTTTCTATTTTACAGTCTTTGGACTGGGGGTATTGATTTTCAGGTATATCCGTATTAACGCAGAATTGGAAGCCAAGTTTAGATTCTTGCTCTTATGCGTTCTGATACCGAGTACTCTATGTGGTTTTCTCAAAGTTTTACTGGGACGTGCAAGACCTAGCATGTTACTTGAAGGGCAATTTTACGGCTTCTATGGTTTGCAGACCCATGCTCCTTTCTGGTCATTTCCTTCCGGTCATACCACTACCATTATGGCGGTTGCCGTTGGCATTAGCCTTTTATATCCTCGCTCCAGCTACTTTGTGCTGATATTGGGATTTTTAGTGGCTGTATCGAGAATTCTATTAAACCATCATTATTTAAGCGACGTATTAGCGGCTACTTATTTGGTATTTATTGAAATTGCCGCATTGCTTTGGGTTTTGCGCCGGCAGCAATGGTTAGAACTTGCGTGGAAAAAATCAAATGCTCAATGCAGCAATTACGGATGCGAAAGGACGATCAGTCAATAA
- the ftsL gene encoding cell division protein FtsL translates to MNAAARAINQSNLFTGQLSEMRLSKQMSLIMTLLITVLLSALAVVYITNEHRLRFDYLQQLEQNNHQLQLQWGQLLLEQASLATPARVEQLAIEKLHMRLPADKQTFVLKPR, encoded by the coding sequence ATGAATGCCGCAGCCAGAGCAATAAATCAAAGCAATTTATTTACTGGACAATTATCTGAAATGCGCCTATCCAAGCAGATGAGTTTAATTATGACACTGCTAATCACTGTACTTCTCAGTGCACTTGCAGTGGTCTATATTACCAATGAACATCGATTACGCTTTGATTATTTGCAGCAATTAGAGCAAAATAACCACCAATTGCAATTACAGTGGGGACAATTACTTTTGGAACAGGCAAGCTTGGCTACTCCGGCACGCGTTGAGCAATTGGCAATTGAGAAATTACATATGCGCTTACCGGCAGACAAACAAACATTCGTCCTTAAGCCGCGATGA
- a CDS encoding glycosyltransferase family 2 protein, which translates to MKQPINLSVIIPVFNEEDNVEVLFHEVVNVLEKNDYTFEVIFVDDGSKDETVSRLLTLAAQDERLHLVRHKFNCGQSAALVSGARAARYEFLVTLDGDGQNDPNDIPALCGFIEDNKTIVLGNRKRRDDNLVRRISSRIGNGVRQSILRDSCPDTGCSLKLFPKTAFLNLPHFNHLHRYLPALFLRAGFRLVNVPVNHRPRRHGVSKYGVMNRLFVGVYDLIGVRWLLKRPCSPEVINNEL; encoded by the coding sequence TTGAAACAACCTATAAATTTATCAGTCATTATCCCCGTCTTTAATGAAGAGGATAATGTTGAAGTGCTTTTCCATGAAGTGGTGAACGTTCTGGAAAAGAATGATTATACTTTTGAAGTCATTTTTGTTGATGATGGCAGCAAAGATGAAACAGTAAGCCGTTTATTGACGCTTGCTGCCCAGGACGAGCGCCTGCATTTAGTGCGGCACAAGTTTAATTGTGGGCAAAGCGCCGCCCTGGTCAGTGGCGCGAGGGCGGCCCGTTATGAGTTTCTGGTGACTCTTGACGGTGATGGACAGAATGACCCAAATGATATCCCAGCCTTATGCGGTTTTATTGAAGACAATAAGACAATTGTTCTAGGCAACCGCAAACGTCGGGATGATAATCTGGTTCGTCGGATCTCTTCCAGAATAGGGAATGGCGTGCGTCAAAGTATTTTACGCGACAGCTGTCCTGATACAGGCTGCAGTTTAAAGCTTTTCCCTAAGACTGCGTTTTTAAATTTACCCCATTTTAACCACTTGCATCGCTACTTGCCGGCGCTTTTTTTAAGAGCGGGATTCAGGTTGGTTAATGTACCTGTTAACCATCGCCCCAGAAGGCACGGCGTGTCAAAATATGGAGTGATGAATAGATTATTTGTTGGCGTTTATGATCTGATTGGTGTTCGCTGGTTATTAAAAAGACCCTGTTCTCCGGAGGTTATTAACAATGAACTCTGA
- a CDS encoding peptidoglycan D,D-transpeptidase FtsI family protein yields MKKNGHRLRLITVSGFFVLILSILVWRMLDLTVLHRQFLKGQGDARSLRVQDIPAYRGMITDRNGTPLAVSTPVQSVWVNPKEFSPSSQQLSALSKLIGMPVKTLQARVNAAKNREFLYLQRQLPPMLAKEIEVLKIPGVNFQQEFKRYYPEGDSTAQLIGFTNIDDAGIEGMELAYQDWLMGVPGKKRVVKDRRGHIIEELGIIKDPKPGHDLVLSIDRRIQYLAHHELKNTMEKFAARNGSVVVLDTQTGEILATANYPSFNPNARGNYSRDSYRNKAITDTFEPGSVIKPFSIASALGSGLITPSTIIDTRPSWMIVHGHTIRDVHNYGVLDVTGVLEHSSNVGVTKMVLLSPPEQLLGLLQRSGFGQRTESGYPGESDGAIVKPKDANPFVLATVSFGYGLSVTPLQLAKAYLIFANHGNLLPVTLLHNPDYHPAMEKVIDEKTANDVLAMMEAVMVEGTGKAAQIPGYRVAGKTGTARIAGKNGYEANRHIASFIGIAPASRPRLIVVVVIHEPTKNGYYGAAVAAPLFAKVMSGALRTLDIPPDITTG; encoded by the coding sequence ATGAAAAAAAACGGACACCGTTTGCGGTTGATCACCGTTTCAGGTTTTTTTGTTCTTATACTCAGTATTCTCGTCTGGCGCATGCTGGATTTAACAGTTTTGCACAGGCAATTTCTTAAAGGTCAGGGGGATGCAAGGAGTTTAAGAGTCCAGGATATACCGGCTTACCGCGGAATGATTACCGATCGAAACGGTACCCCGCTTGCCGTTAGCACCCCTGTCCAATCCGTTTGGGTAAATCCCAAAGAGTTTTCGCCTAGCAGCCAACAGTTGAGCGCTTTATCCAAATTAATCGGGATGCCAGTCAAAACTTTACAGGCAAGAGTTAATGCAGCCAAAAACAGAGAGTTTCTATACCTTCAGCGTCAGTTGCCGCCCATGCTCGCCAAGGAAATTGAGGTTCTCAAAATTCCCGGCGTCAATTTTCAGCAGGAATTCAAGCGCTATTATCCAGAAGGGGATAGTACAGCCCAGTTGATTGGTTTTACCAATATTGATGATGCCGGAATTGAAGGCATGGAGCTGGCCTATCAGGATTGGCTCATGGGTGTCCCAGGGAAAAAACGCGTAGTGAAGGATCGGAGAGGCCATATCATAGAGGAGCTGGGTATTATTAAAGATCCGAAGCCCGGGCATGATCTGGTTTTAAGTATTGATCGGCGTATTCAATATCTGGCACACCACGAATTAAAAAACACAATGGAAAAATTTGCTGCCCGCAATGGTTCTGTGGTAGTGCTTGATACGCAGACGGGAGAAATTTTGGCCACTGCTAATTATCCTTCCTTTAATCCCAACGCCAGAGGCAATTATTCTCGCGACAGCTACCGTAATAAAGCAATTACCGATACTTTCGAACCGGGATCGGTCATAAAACCTTTCAGTATCGCCAGCGCACTGGGCAGCGGCCTCATAACTCCCTCAACCATTATTGATACGCGCCCAAGCTGGATGATCGTTCACGGGCATACTATTCGCGATGTCCATAATTATGGGGTGCTTGATGTAACCGGGGTTCTGGAACATTCCAGTAATGTCGGTGTCACCAAGATGGTGCTTTTAAGCCCGCCGGAGCAGTTGCTTGGACTGCTGCAGCGCAGTGGCTTTGGGCAGAGAACCGAAAGCGGATATCCTGGCGAGAGCGATGGTGCAATCGTCAAACCTAAAGATGCCAACCCCTTTGTGCTAGCCACCGTCAGTTTTGGCTACGGCCTTTCAGTTACTCCTTTGCAACTCGCCAAAGCCTATCTCATATTCGCGAACCATGGCAATTTGCTGCCTGTTACCTTACTTCATAATCCCGATTATCACCCTGCTATGGAAAAAGTGATTGACGAGAAAACTGCCAATGACGTGCTGGCTATGATGGAAGCAGTAATGGTCGAAGGAACAGGCAAAGCAGCGCAGATCCCCGGTTATCGCGTGGCTGGAAAAACGGGAACGGCCAGAATAGCGGGAAAAAACGGTTATGAAGCGAATCGCCACATCGCCAGTTTCATTGGTATTGCGCCAGCGTCACGGCCTCGGCTGATTGTAGTAGTAGTCATTCATGAGCCAACAAAAAACGGCTATTATGGTGCTGCAGTTGCAGCTCCCTTATTTGCAAAAGTAATGTCAGGCGCCTTGCGTACACTGGATATTCCGCCCGATATAACCACAGGCTGA
- a CDS encoding NAD(P)-dependent oxidoreductase, whose protein sequence is MNILADASLPGLKEAFPPPFNLTVYDNQNDIPGLLAGQEILLCRATLKVGKSLFTEHTVKYVATASSGIDHIDSELLEGLGIGLLDAKGCNAQAVADYVVCTLAWLRERRNFTGKNAVVIGAGAVGSRVYLRLKKLGLNVLSYDPLREEWDSSFKSCHFNDLFDADLVSLHANLHALDPYPSFHLLDRQFFSSFNSKGVIINAARGHIVNEQTLLNHPEICYCTDVYSNEPEINSKIIELAAICTPHIAGHSIEAKQRAVQIISQKLHALYALPFQPNPESHIPLNNLHAETWEQLVLSLYNPELETSAFKKAFNKQTAFLELRKSHPARHDFNYYQFPDNSHKELLQLAGIDG, encoded by the coding sequence ATGAATATTCTCGCCGATGCATCGCTTCCCGGTTTAAAAGAAGCATTTCCCCCCCCTTTTAATCTGACTGTCTACGACAATCAGAATGATATTCCCGGTTTGCTCGCGGGGCAGGAAATACTGCTTTGCCGGGCAACCCTCAAAGTTGGCAAATCCCTTTTCACAGAGCATACAGTGAAATATGTAGCGACTGCCAGCAGCGGTATTGATCACATCGATAGTGAGCTTCTGGAGGGTCTAGGAATTGGGCTATTGGATGCCAAAGGCTGTAACGCGCAGGCGGTGGCCGATTATGTGGTTTGTACCCTCGCCTGGCTGAGAGAGCGGCGAAATTTTACAGGGAAAAATGCGGTTGTGATTGGCGCAGGAGCAGTAGGTTCGAGAGTGTACCTGCGCCTCAAAAAACTCGGTCTTAATGTATTAAGCTATGATCCTTTGCGCGAAGAATGGGACTCAAGCTTTAAAAGTTGTCATTTTAATGACTTATTTGATGCTGATCTTGTATCCCTCCATGCCAATTTGCATGCCCTTGATCCTTATCCAAGTTTTCATTTGCTGGACAGGCAGTTTTTCAGTTCATTCAATAGCAAAGGGGTTATTATTAACGCGGCCAGGGGCCATATTGTTAATGAGCAAACGCTTTTAAACCACCCGGAAATTTGCTATTGCACCGATGTTTATAGCAATGAACCGGAAATAAATTCAAAAATTATCGAACTGGCAGCCATTTGTACCCCGCACATTGCAGGCCATAGTATTGAAGCCAAGCAAAGGGCAGTACAGATCATTAGCCAAAAATTGCACGCTCTTTATGCGCTCCCCTTCCAACCCAACCCTGAAAGTCATATACCGCTTAATAACCTCCACGCAGAAACCTGGGAGCAACTGGTTTTATCTTTGTACAATCCTGAGCTTGAAACTTCTGCTTTTAAAAAAGCATTCAATAAGCAGACAGCTTTTCTTGAGCTGCGCAAATCACATCCTGCGCGCCATGATTTCAACTACTATCAATTTCCTGATAACAGTCACAAAGAACTGCTGCAACTCGCTGGTATTGATGGGTGA